In one window of Toxotes jaculatrix isolate fToxJac2 chromosome 10, fToxJac2.pri, whole genome shotgun sequence DNA:
- the apool gene encoding MICOS complex subunit MIC27 — translation MAAKVVMVAVPTVLGIASIRVYTVSEAPADGLVTREKLNIYTPLPQAAQVQFVPETPGVIESGLTTARKSILPFAQAVKGACVSVKRGTVNLYHAGEDAYYYLKDPPPGFLPRFGTITMAGLLGMFLARKGSRFKRLAFPLGLMSAGASVCYPAQAVAVLKVTGKKVYAAGQWSSAALSSLLTSKPQEPVATEITASQPQSPAVSDPESAVVEASEFSSSTDSSPQSATVPEKEVESAESVPVSDEPINSSSVTLAEIPPDQAPAETSTDPLVLSVSAETEAAPPSQDLPAPVQNEEPSDTKQAPEHVSNEASPAESTASSDPETVEAGPPVSASSSEEPPAPKASDEPAVPVVDSAVPETTAQPELAEQTPVPAVEETPTSALTPPPPPAPEQPTADNSTGGAGFKPDPSLMDFGQSSPEDEDLYSTRS, via the exons ATGGCGGCCAAG GTGGTGATGGTGGCCGTCCCGACGGTGCTAGGAATAGCCTCCATCCGTGTGTACACTGTGAGCGAAGCTCCAGCTGATGGGCTGGTTACTCGAGAAAAG CTGAACATCTACACCCCACTGCCACAGGCTGCTCAGGTTCAATTTGTTCCAGAGACACCAGGTGTTATTGAGAGTGGGTTAACTACAGCAAGAAAGAGCATTCTACCATTTGCCCAGGCTGTAAAG GgtgcctgtgtctctgtgaaaaGGGGAACTGTTAATCTGTACCATGCAGGAGAGG ATGCATACTATTACCTGAAAGACCCTCCCCCAGGTTTTCTGCCCAGATTTGGCACCATCACTATGGCTGGCCTGCTTGGCATGTTCTTGGCACGGAAAG gctCTCGTTTCAAGAGGTTAGCGTTTCCACTGGGCCTGATGAGTGCAGGAGCTTCAGTATGCTACCCGGCCCAAGCTGTGGCTGTGTTAAAG GTGACAGGTAAGAAGGTGTACGCTGCAGGGCAGTGGAGCAGCGCCGCGCTGTCTTCACTGCTCACCTCCAAGCCCCAGGAGCCTGTTGCCACAGAGATTACTGCTTCACAACCACAG TCGCCTGCAGTGTCAGATCCAGAGTCTGCAGTGGTTGAGGCCTCAGAGTTCAGCTCCAGCACGGACAGCTCACCCCAAAGTGCTACAGTCCCAGAAAAAGAGGTGGAATCAGCTGAGTCTGTTCCTGTCTCCGATGAACCCATCAACTCGTCATCAGTAACACTCGCAGAGATCCCCCCTGACCAGGCCCCTGCAGAGACCAGCACAG ATCCCTTGGTACTTTCAgtgtcagcagagacagaagctgCTCCACCCTCTCAGGATTTACCTGCCCCTGTTCAAAATGAGGAGCCCtcagacacaaaacaagcacCAGAGCACGTCTCAAATGAAGCCAGCCCAGCCGAGTCCACGGCGAGCTCAGACCCAGAGACAGTAGAGGCTGGCCCACCCGTGtctgcttcttcctctgaaGAACCGCCTGCTCCAAAGGCCTCAGACGAGCCAGCAG TACCAGTTGTTGACTCAGCTGTGCCCGAAACCACTGCTCAACCAGAATTAGCCGAGCAGACGCCAGTCCCTGCCGTGGAGGAGACCCCAACCTCAGcactcacaccaccaccacctccagctcctGAACAGCCTACAGCAGATAACAGCACAG GGGGTGCTGGTTTCAAGCCAGACCCTTCGCTGATGGACTTTGGCCAGTCCAGCCCAGAGGATGAAGACCTGTACAGCACACGCAGCTGA